Proteins encoded together in one Lathyrus oleraceus cultivar Zhongwan6 chromosome 5, CAAS_Psat_ZW6_1.0, whole genome shotgun sequence window:
- the LOC127083901 gene encoding ras-related protein Rab11C: MAYKVDHEYDYLFKIVLIGDSGVGKSNILSRFTRNEFCLESKSTIGVEFATRTIQVEGKTVKAQIWDTAGQERYRAITSAYYRGAVGALLVYDITKRQTFENVQRWLRELRDHADSNIVIMLAGNKSDLNHLRAVASDDAQNLAEKETLSFLETSALEALNVEKAFQTILFDIYQILSKKALAAQESAATTSLPHGTTINVSNMSGSVEKKSCCSN; encoded by the exons ATGGCGTACAAAGTAGATCATGAATATGACTATCTGTTCAAAATTGTACTCATTGGAGACTCTGGTGTTGGAAAATCTAATATACTGTCTAGGTTTACAAGAAATGAGTTCTGTCTTGAATCTAAATCTACCATTGGTGTTGAATTCGCTACCAGAACAATACAG GTGGAAGGGAAGACAGTGAAGGCACAAATATGGGACACTGCAGGTCAAGAGAGGTACAGAGCAATCACAAGTGCGTATTACCGGGGCGCTGTTGGTGCATTATTGGTGTACGACATAACCAAGAGACAAACATTTGAGAATGTGCAAAGGTGGCTTCGCGAACTGCGAGACCACGCCGATTCTAACATCGTTATCATGTTAGCAGGAAACAAATCTGATCTGAATCATCTAAGAGCAGTAGCTTCTGATGATGCTCAAAACTTGGCTGAGAAAGAGACTCTTTCATTTCTAGAGACATCGGCATTGGAAGCCTTGAATGTTGAGAAAGcatttcaaaccattttgttTGATATCTATCAAATTCTAAGTAAAAAGGCACTTGCAGCACAAGAATCAGCTGCTACTACTAGTCTTCCTCATGGTACTACCATTAATGTGTCTAATATGTCTGGTAGTGTTGAAAAGAAATCTTGTTGCTCTAATTAA